The DNA region TTTCCTTGATTTCATCCCTTGATGAGGTTTTTCGCATTGCTTTTATTGCATTTACAAATCTGCGTCTTGCGTGAGCATAGCAGCCGGCAACGATAATGCCTTCTTTTTCTCTCTCCAGCTTATGATAGGATTCATATCCATCTGAAACTACTATGCCAGAGTAACCTTCCAGAAACTGCTCGAGATGTACCGTTTCTCGCGTCTTATGATACTCGAAAAGTACAATTCTCTTGCCGCTTTGATCAAGCTCGCTACTGCTATACACCCACATAAAACTTTTTGCTCCGGCCGCCCTGCCATCTTTACTCACTTTTAGAGTAGTCTCATCAGCTTGGATTACCTCTTGTTGAAGGAGTACTTCTTTCATCCGGTCCCATATCAGAGACAGGTAACGCTCTGAACATCGTATCACCCAGTTACACATGACCTGTCTGGATAAAACGACATCACTTCTTAAAAAGTTTTGTTCCAATCTATAGATTGGCATTGCATTGACATACTTATAGTTGAGAATCCCGGCTACCAGGGAGGGGGATGCCAAGCTGTTCTGGAGTAAATCTGCTGTCGGTCTCTTGGCATGGGCGAATCTTTCGCCATCAGCACTTCTATAAACGGCCACATGGTATTCCTGTACTTCAAAAGTTCCAGGATGGAATTCGAGGTGACGATATACATCATCTGGCATTCGCTTGTAACCTTCACCTAATTGTTCGACCAATTCATCGTGGCTTAAATCACTAATAATCGGTTCTGCCTGCGGTAAGCCTTCTAAATCTTTAGACCGTTTACCTTTAGCTTTCTTTTTCTTTTTTTGACCAACTTCTTCCAATGTAGGTTCTTCTAGCTCATCCGGATCTGACATATCAACCGTATTTTCAGCCTCATTAAAACATGGAGATTCTGCAATGGTTTTCTTTATATCTGCCAATTCTTCTTCTGTAAAGTCCATTTTCTCAGAGGATTTCCCAAAACGTGCATTCTGTGCAACATTAAACTTCTCCAAAAGGACTTTGAAGTTTGCGTTCAGATCGTTTAATTGCATCGTCAAGGCTTCATTCTGTTTTTTCACTTCATCAAAATTCGTTTGCATCATCAAGAGAATCTCAATCAGCGTTTCCTTATTTAGTTTTTCACAAGCTTCTCTTGAAATTGGATTATTCATTGGATTCTCCCGTATTTTTATCTTGTCTTATTATACGTGAGATACCCAAAATCCTCAAATTTTACATAGTCGGTCTTCGTCATTATGACGGTGGATAACTAAGGTCACAAGACTTGATACTCGAGTTTTGTCACGTCAGTTATTCACAAAATTAGCTTTTTCAGCCTTTATCAAAAGACTTTCAGAAGGCTTATCCACTGAATTTATTGGCGCCTTCTTTTATCAGTGGATAAGTAGTTTTTCTTGAATTATATCTTGTTCTATACCTTGAAAAATAAATATTTTTTTCTCTATTTTGCACATAAACTCTTTTGTCATCCTGGTAAAAGAGGGGTAACTTTTGCTATGGATTTCTTCTGTTCAATCTTCATACCCTTCATAAGCCACTCGAACTGCTCTTGTGTTATAGCCTTAGCCTCATCCTCCGAACGTGGCCACTGGAAGCTACCTGCTTCAAGTCTCTTGTATCCCAAAAAATATCCATCTTCCTCCCAAACCAATGTTTTTATCCTGTCTGATCTTCTTCCGCAAAACATGAATAAGGTTCCAGTTTCAAACGGATCTAATTTATAGTGATTTTTGATCATCATTGACAACCTATCAATTCCACTTCTAAGATCAGAACGGCCACAGCAGACTATGACACGCTTAATTCCTTTCGCATCATTAAGCATCGAATATCAGCTCCCTTGTGAATGCTGCTAATTCCATTCCGGATAAGTTTGATATTTCGATTACTATACTGCCTTTATTTAATCTAAAAATTGGATTTTGTTTGGCAACTGTCACATCATTACTGCTTGATACTTGTAAAGCTTTTTCGTTACCAGCAACTGGAACCTCTACAAATACAGGTGCAACCAACTCTGTTGCGTTTATTCTACCCTCATATATCAAAGCCCGTATCCGACGTTGCCAATAATAAAACTGTTTTTCATTGATGTCATTTGCTTCACACCATTGTCGTTTTATTTTACCACTTGAGTTACATTTTTTTACAATATTTGCCCAATACTCCAAGCGTACTTCATTAGTCGTATCATCCATTTAATCAACCTCCAAAAAACTATTAGTTTTCTTGTCTCTAGCGATAATTATCTCAAAAACTAGCTAGTTTTTTCAAGGCGGTATGGTTTACCGTTTACTCAAAAGATAGCTAAAGCACATCCATTCACCAAGCCAGTTCAGGCTAAGCTCATACGAAGATATCATGATTTAGGTGCACAATATGTTGAACGGTTAGCAGGTGATAAGACATTTGAGCAACACATAGAAGATGGACATATAAAGGCTTACATAGAAGACATAAAATACTTTAAGAAAAATTGGGCTAACTTGTAGGGATTCACAAGTTTTTGTTGATAGCTTTGTCTAACAGCGAATTGACGAGACGTTATGCGATATTAGAAACTGGGCTGCAATAGTGGTCTTATTGAAAATTGAGGAGGAAAGATGAAGTATATCGCTAATTATATAACCCTTAGTAGGATTATATTGAGCTTTACCTTATTATTATTTGAGCCATTTAGTATTGTTTTTAATACAATTTATATAGTTTCCGGACTTAGTGATATACTCGATGGATATATAGCGAGAATTAGTGGCACTGCCAGTACTATTGGAGCGAGATTGGACTCTGTTGCGGATTTGATTATGGTGACTGTTGTATTATATAAGTATTATCCACTAGTTATTTTATCTGAAAAAATTTATTTTTGGATTTTAGGAATAATATTAATTAGGGTACTATCATTGACGGTTGTCTATATAAAATTTAGGGAACTGGGTATATTACACTCATATGGGAATAAATTTACTGGGATAGCTTTATTCATGACACCATTACTTATTCAGATTATTCCGGTTCATACCACAGCATATTTACTATGCATTTTTGGATCAGTTTCCGCGGTTGAGGAATTAGTTATACATTTAAAGTCAATGAAACTAGATTTGAACGCGAAGAGTTTGCTGACATATGCAAGAAGAGTTTGAGTTGGTTGTATGATATCGTATCAAACATCGCCAAACAGCGAATTACCAACATGGACGGTAATAAAGGAGGATGTCCACGTCGCTAATTCACGCAAACGTTATGTGCAATTACGAACCAGATATAAAAAAATAAAGAATGGAAAACGATTATGAATTCGACTGTAGTTGTATATTATTCAAAAGATAACAATACTCGAACTGGAGCAAAGATTTTAAGCGATAGAATAGGAGCAAAAATAGTTGAGTTAACAGAAATTAGGAAAGCAAATTTTGTTCA from Petrocella atlantisensis includes:
- the tnpC gene encoding IS66 family transposase, with protein sequence MNNPISREACEKLNKETLIEILLMMQTNFDEVKKQNEALTMQLNDLNANFKVLLEKFNVAQNARFGKSSEKMDFTEEELADIKKTIAESPCFNEAENTVDMSDPDELEEPTLEEVGQKKKKKAKGKRSKDLEGLPQAEPIISDLSHDELVEQLGEGYKRMPDDVYRHLEFHPGTFEVQEYHVAVYRSADGERFAHAKRPTADLLQNSLASPSLVAGILNYKYVNAMPIYRLEQNFLRSDVVLSRQVMCNWVIRCSERYLSLIWDRMKEVLLQQEVIQADETTLKVSKDGRAAGAKSFMWVYSSSELDQSGKRIVLFEYHKTRETVHLEQFLEGYSGIVVSDGYESYHKLEREKEGIIVAGCYAHARRRFVNAIKAMRKTSSRDEIKETLAYKALKQMAAIYTIDKSLKELSAEERLERRNLSVTPLVEAFRLGAKNKDKVPPKSETGQGFGYCLNQEKYLKTFLTNGNVPIDNSSSERNIRPFTIGRKNWVLIDTIAGAEASAISYSIAETAKANNLRTYEYYKYLLTEIPKYQDETDLAVFDQLLPWSASLPEYIRRKK
- the tnpB gene encoding IS66 family insertion sequence element accessory protein TnpB (TnpB, as the term is used for proteins encoded by IS66 family insertion elements, is considered an accessory protein, since TnpC, encoded by a neighboring gene, is a DDE family transposase.), translating into MLNDAKGIKRVIVCCGRSDLRSGIDRLSMMIKNHYKLDPFETGTLFMFCGRRSDRIKTLVWEEDGYFLGYKRLEAGSFQWPRSEDEAKAITQEQFEWLMKGMKIEQKKSIAKVTPLLPG
- the tnpA gene encoding IS66 family insertion sequence element accessory protein TnpA → MDDTTNEVRLEYWANIVKKCNSSGKIKRQWCEANDINEKQFYYWQRRIRALIYEGRINATELVAPVFVEVPVAGNEKALQVSSSNDVTVAKQNPIFRLNKGSIVIEISNLSGMELAAFTRELIFDA
- a CDS encoding CDP-alcohol phosphatidyltransferase family protein — protein: MKYIANYITLSRIILSFTLLLFEPFSIVFNTIYIVSGLSDILDGYIARISGTASTIGARLDSVADLIMVTVVLYKYYPLVILSEKIYFWILGIILIRVLSLTVVYIKFRELGILHSYGNKFTGIALFMTPLLIQIIPVHTTAYLLCIFGSVSAVEELVIHLKSMKLDLNAKSLLTYARRV